One genomic segment of Mycolicibacterium neworleansense includes these proteins:
- a CDS encoding amidohydrolase family protein, whose product MRPDDLILISIDDHVVEPPDMFLRHVPAKYKEEAPIVVTDDKGVDQWMYQGRPQGVSGLNAVVSWPAEEWGRDPAGFAEMRPGVYDVHERVRDMDRNGILASMCFPTFTGFSARHLNMHREEATLVMVSAYNDWHIDEWAGSYPGRFVPIAILPTWNPEAMCREIRRVAAKGCRAVTMPELPHLEGLPSYFDEDYWGPVWRTLSEENVVMCLHIGTGFGAISMAKDAPIDNLIILATQVSAMCAQDLLWGPAMRNYPDLKFAFSEGGIGWIPFYLDRSDRHYTNQKWLRRDFGDKLPSDVFREHSLACYVTDKTSLKLRHEIGIDIIAWECDYPHSDCFWPDAPEQVLAELNAAGASDSDINKITWENSARFFSWDPFKHTARDQANVGALRAKATDVDTSIRPRAEWARLYEQKQLTKA is encoded by the coding sequence ATGCGCCCTGACGACCTGATCCTCATCAGCATCGACGACCACGTCGTCGAGCCGCCCGACATGTTCCTGCGGCACGTTCCGGCCAAGTACAAGGAAGAGGCCCCCATCGTCGTCACCGACGACAAGGGCGTCGACCAGTGGATGTATCAGGGCCGCCCGCAGGGTGTTTCTGGGCTGAATGCCGTGGTGTCCTGGCCCGCCGAAGAGTGGGGACGGGACCCGGCCGGGTTCGCCGAGATGCGTCCCGGTGTCTACGACGTGCACGAGCGGGTCCGAGACATGGACCGCAACGGCATCCTGGCCTCGATGTGCTTCCCGACCTTCACCGGTTTCTCCGCACGCCACCTCAACATGCACCGAGAAGAGGCGACGCTGGTCATGGTGTCGGCCTACAACGACTGGCACATCGACGAGTGGGCCGGGTCGTACCCGGGCCGGTTCGTGCCGATCGCGATCCTGCCGACGTGGAACCCCGAGGCGATGTGCCGCGAGATCCGCCGGGTCGCCGCCAAGGGCTGCCGGGCCGTCACCATGCCGGAACTGCCGCACCTGGAAGGACTTCCGAGCTACTTCGACGAGGACTACTGGGGCCCGGTGTGGCGGACCCTGTCCGAGGAGAACGTGGTGATGTGCCTGCACATCGGGACGGGCTTCGGAGCGATCTCGATGGCCAAGGACGCCCCGATCGACAACCTGATCATCCTGGCCACCCAGGTCTCGGCGATGTGCGCCCAGGACCTGTTGTGGGGACCGGCCATGCGCAACTACCCCGATCTCAAGTTCGCCTTCTCCGAAGGCGGAATCGGTTGGATTCCCTTCTATCTGGACCGCAGCGACCGCCACTACACCAACCAGAAGTGGCTGCGCCGCGACTTCGGCGACAAGCTGCCTTCCGACGTGTTCCGCGAGCACTCACTGGCCTGCTACGTCACCGACAAGACCTCGCTGAAGCTGCGCCACGAGATCGGTATCGACATCATCGCCTGGGAGTGCGACTACCCGCACAGCGACTGCTTCTGGCCCGACGCGCCCGAGCAGGTGCTGGCCGAGCTGAATGCCGCCGGCGCAAGCGATTCCGACATCAACAAGATCACCTGGGAGAACTCGGCGCGGTTCTTCAGCTGGGATCCGTTCAAGCACACCGCACGCGATCAGGCCAACGTCGGCGCACTGCGCGCCAAGGCCACCGATGTCGACACCTCGATCCGCCCCCGTGCCGAGTGGGCGCGGCTCTACGAGCAGAAGCAGCTGACCAAGGCCTGA
- a CDS encoding AraC family transcriptional regulator, which translates to MTVSALSDRGLTQSANLARPVIELRRGGHALAGSYLYEGDGLITGWHSHEVHQIEYALHGVVEVETDVAHYLLPPQQAAWIPAGLAHQAVMNPDVKTVAVMFDAQMIADPGDRARIIAVSPLIREMMIYGLRWPVDRAHGDDTSDTFFRTLANLVVEALDHEAPLSLPTTDHPIVAAALAHTKEHLASVTAEDVSRAVAVSERTLRRLFAETIGISWRTYLLHARMLRAMALLAGPDQSVQATATAVGFENLSSFTRCFSQFCGQTPSAYRNRSREEHQA; encoded by the coding sequence GTGACCGTCTCTGCACTTTCGGACAGAGGTTTGACTCAATCGGCCAACCTTGCCCGGCCGGTCATCGAGCTGCGCCGCGGCGGTCACGCGCTGGCCGGCAGCTACCTCTACGAGGGCGACGGGCTGATCACCGGCTGGCACTCCCACGAGGTGCACCAGATCGAATACGCCTTGCACGGAGTGGTCGAGGTGGAGACCGACGTCGCGCACTATCTGCTGCCGCCGCAGCAGGCCGCCTGGATCCCGGCCGGACTGGCGCACCAGGCGGTGATGAACCCCGACGTCAAGACCGTCGCGGTGATGTTCGATGCGCAGATGATCGCCGATCCGGGGGACCGGGCCAGGATCATCGCGGTCTCCCCGCTGATCCGCGAGATGATGATCTACGGGCTGCGCTGGCCGGTCGACCGCGCCCATGGCGATGACACATCCGACACGTTCTTCCGGACCCTGGCCAACCTGGTCGTCGAAGCCCTCGATCACGAAGCGCCGCTGAGCCTGCCGACCACCGATCATCCGATCGTCGCTGCCGCGCTGGCCCACACCAAGGAGCACCTAGCCTCGGTGACAGCCGAGGATGTCAGCCGGGCGGTGGCCGTGTCCGAGCGGACGCTGCGCCGGCTGTTCGCCGAGACGATCGGGATCTCTTGGCGGACATACCTTCTGCATGCCCGGATGCTGCGGGCCATGGCATTGCTGGCCGGGCCCGATCAGTCGGTGCAGGCGACCGCGACAGCGGTGGGGTTCGAGAACCTCAGCTCGTTCACCCGGTGCTTCAGCCAGTTCTGTGGTCAGACGCCATCGGCGTACCGGAACCGCTCGCGTGAGGAGCATCAGGCGTAG
- a CDS encoding DUF2127 domain-containing protein, with protein MVDFALRSCGLRGHATFAPDEPELRDRLRVDTPVGEAWRCLRCETFVVGPPRGHGPADTAPEIPRGRLLRDRTLMRLLATERAVRGVVFLLLAAGVLKVRASRSELQDAFEKDIPLMRPLADQIGWNIDDSKIVRHIGEAFTLSSTTLLWIAVGVAAYALIEFTEAVGLWLMKRWGEYFAVIATGVFLPLEIYELTEKVTVLRVGALAINLAAVIWLLWSKRLFGINGGGEAYRSEHHTESLLSVERAGLATPDAPHASGSGTPMASDHRTG; from the coding sequence ATGGTGGATTTCGCGCTGAGGTCCTGTGGCCTGCGCGGCCATGCGACGTTCGCCCCGGACGAGCCCGAGCTGCGCGACCGGTTGCGGGTCGACACCCCCGTTGGGGAAGCGTGGCGTTGCCTGCGGTGCGAGACGTTCGTCGTCGGCCCGCCGCGCGGTCACGGACCTGCCGACACCGCACCGGAGATCCCTCGGGGACGGCTGCTGCGCGACCGCACCTTGATGCGGCTGCTGGCCACCGAACGCGCGGTGCGCGGAGTCGTCTTCCTGCTGTTGGCCGCGGGTGTCCTCAAGGTCCGGGCGTCCCGCAGTGAGCTGCAGGACGCGTTCGAGAAGGACATTCCGCTGATGCGCCCGCTGGCGGACCAGATCGGTTGGAACATCGACGATTCCAAGATCGTGCGGCACATCGGCGAGGCCTTCACCCTGTCGTCGACCACCTTGCTGTGGATCGCCGTCGGGGTGGCGGCCTATGCGCTGATCGAGTTCACCGAGGCCGTCGGCCTGTGGCTGATGAAACGGTGGGGCGAGTACTTCGCGGTGATCGCCACCGGTGTCTTCCTGCCGCTGGAGATCTACGAACTGACCGAGAAGGTGACGGTCCTGCGGGTCGGTGCGCTGGCGATCAACCTCGCGGCGGTCATCTGGTTGCTCTGGAGCAAGCGGCTTTTCGGGATCAACGGCGGCGGCGAGGCCTACCGCTCCGAGCATCACACCGAGAGTCTGCTCAGCGTCGAGCGGGCCGGGTTGGCTACGCCTGATGCTCCTCACGCGAGCGGTTCCGGTACGCCGATGGCGTCTGACCACAGAACTGGCTGA
- a CDS encoding O-methyltransferase — protein sequence MTTLNDDRVARALDRMYTASAEQFAKLREDGSRRFADLSEASAQERADALSDIYMPVTPEAGRLLYSLVRATRPAIVVEFGMSFGLSALHLASAVRDNGTGRVFTTELSATKIAAAKQTFAETGLDDVITVLEGDALETLKTVTGDIGFVLLDGWKELYLPVLELLEPQLTTGALIVADNTSMADTQPYLDRVREPANGYVSVNFLARDSDSMELSCRA from the coding sequence ATGACTACCCTTAACGATGACAGGGTCGCACGGGCCCTGGACCGGATGTACACCGCCTCCGCCGAACAGTTCGCGAAACTTCGCGAGGACGGGTCCCGCAGGTTCGCGGATCTGTCGGAGGCCAGCGCGCAGGAGCGGGCCGATGCGCTCAGCGACATCTACATGCCGGTGACCCCCGAGGCCGGCCGCCTGTTGTACTCGCTGGTGCGCGCCACCCGGCCCGCGATCGTGGTCGAGTTCGGCATGTCGTTCGGCCTGTCGGCGCTGCATCTGGCATCGGCCGTGCGCGACAACGGAACCGGACGTGTCTTCACCACCGAGCTCAGCGCCACGAAGATCGCGGCGGCCAAGCAGACCTTCGCCGAGACCGGCCTCGACGACGTCATCACCGTGCTCGAAGGCGATGCGCTGGAGACGCTGAAGACCGTGACCGGTGACATCGGATTCGTCCTGCTCGACGGTTGGAAGGAGCTCTATCTGCCGGTGCTCGAGCTGCTGGAGCCCCAATTGACCACCGGCGCGCTCATCGTCGCGGACAACACGTCGATGGCCGATACCCAGCCGTACCTGGATCGGGTGCGCGAACCCGCGAACGGGTATGTGAGCGTGAACTTCCTGGCCCGCGACAGCGACAGCATGGAGCTCAGCTGCCGGGCCTAG
- a CDS encoding histidine phosphatase family protein: MGRLQTLCAVVALVVATLLAPPATAGGYRTITLTFVRHAQSAGNASGLIDSSTPGPSLTDLGRTQAVASAQRLAPNHYDGIFASTMVRTQQTAQPMADALGEPIAVLPGLHEVEAGVYEGQPEASAVQTYFAAPEQWLRGDRGARIPGSIDGNEFDARFARAVQQIYDSGDDDPVAYSHGAAIMLWVQMNVRNPNPQLLMQHPLDNTGYVVVKGNPTDGWTLTDWDGAGS; this comes from the coding sequence ATGGGTCGGCTACAAACCCTGTGCGCGGTGGTTGCGCTGGTCGTCGCAACCCTGCTGGCGCCTCCGGCGACGGCGGGCGGCTATCGCACGATCACCCTGACCTTCGTCCGCCATGCCCAGTCGGCGGGTAACGCCTCAGGCCTCATCGACAGCTCCACGCCCGGCCCCTCGCTCACCGACCTGGGACGTACCCAGGCCGTCGCCAGCGCGCAGCGACTGGCTCCCAATCATTACGACGGCATCTTCGCCTCGACCATGGTCAGGACCCAGCAGACCGCCCAGCCCATGGCTGATGCCCTGGGGGAGCCGATCGCAGTGTTGCCCGGCCTCCACGAGGTCGAGGCAGGCGTCTATGAGGGACAGCCCGAAGCGAGCGCAGTGCAGACCTACTTTGCGGCGCCGGAGCAGTGGCTGCGTGGCGACCGCGGCGCCCGGATCCCCGGTTCGATCGACGGCAACGAGTTCGACGCCCGGTTCGCTCGCGCAGTTCAGCAGATCTACGACAGCGGCGACGACGATCCCGTCGCGTATTCGCACGGCGCCGCGATCATGTTGTGGGTCCAGATGAACGTCCGCAATCCCAATCCCCAACTGCTGATGCAACACCCGCTCGACAACACCGGCTACGTCGTGGTCAAGGGCAATCCGACCGACGGCTGGACGCTGACGGACTGGGACGGGGCCGGAAGCTAG
- a CDS encoding DMT family transporter: MLGNGLAVLFALCAAIFAAVGIVVRQRATMDVPPEKGVSTVMLRTLLRRKLWWAGTASAVAGYVFQALALGFGSLLLVQPVLVSALLFALPLSARLAHRKVSRAEWAWALLLTGALTVFVALARATTGTYAVSVTTTVTVAVVCAVAVTLCVLIATRSANWRRAVLLALAVGVMFGVVAVLTKIVMHTITENSVLTALTTPALYLVVMLGVVATLLQQSAFHAGSLQTSVPTMLVLEPVVAVVLGSVILGEHLSITGWEPVALSVAVGAMAAATIALGRDEGAYEEKLEAELEVKMGRPG, encoded by the coding sequence TTGCTCGGCAACGGACTTGCGGTGCTGTTCGCCCTGTGCGCAGCGATTTTCGCGGCTGTCGGCATTGTGGTGCGACAGCGCGCCACCATGGACGTACCGCCCGAGAAGGGCGTCAGCACGGTCATGCTGCGCACACTGCTGCGGCGCAAGCTGTGGTGGGCCGGAACCGCGTCCGCGGTGGCCGGGTACGTATTCCAAGCGCTGGCGCTGGGCTTCGGTTCGCTGCTGCTCGTCCAGCCGGTGCTGGTGTCGGCGTTGTTGTTCGCGCTGCCGCTGAGCGCCCGGCTGGCCCACCGTAAGGTCAGCCGCGCCGAATGGGCCTGGGCCCTGCTGCTGACCGGGGCGCTGACGGTGTTCGTCGCGCTGGCCCGGGCCACCACCGGCACTTATGCGGTGTCGGTGACCACCACCGTCACCGTCGCTGTGGTGTGCGCCGTGGCCGTCACCCTCTGCGTGCTCATCGCGACGCGCAGCGCCAACTGGCGCCGGGCGGTGCTGCTGGCACTCGCGGTGGGCGTGATGTTCGGCGTGGTGGCGGTGCTGACCAAGATCGTGATGCACACGATCACCGAGAACAGTGTGCTGACCGCGCTGACCACGCCGGCCCTGTACCTGGTCGTGATGCTCGGGGTGGTGGCGACGCTGCTGCAGCAGTCGGCGTTCCACGCCGGATCGTTGCAGACGTCGGTGCCGACCATGCTGGTGCTCGAGCCCGTGGTGGCGGTGGTGCTCGGCTCGGTCATCTTGGGCGAGCACCTGTCGATCACCGGCTGGGAACCGGTGGCCCTGTCGGTGGCCGTCGGCGCGATGGCCGCAGCCACCATCGCCCTGGGGCGTGACGAGGGCGCCTACGAGGAGAAGCTCGAGGCCGAACTCGAGGTCAAGATGGGCCGGCCCGGCTGA
- a CDS encoding DUF5642 family protein, producing the protein MQRNLRKLGKLAGALLAGVVVLAGCTDEPTLTVDSSLTRLLVTGSDFSAGWHVEDVSQKMAEGSGGGGTGAADPAECDSSDKTALSSGVAAMVSERQGTPGVVAALSREPGSELVDVTEKWLSRCQTFSVQKDGVKARATVQRLEPPAGQADAQVGFDMTSTAGSGGETVKMLIKGYTAQVGDIIVMCIAVGGESSARSVVPDIEMLNTVFTEQVTKVRNG; encoded by the coding sequence ATGCAGCGAAACCTCCGAAAGCTCGGCAAACTGGCTGGGGCCCTGCTCGCCGGGGTGGTGGTGTTGGCCGGGTGCACCGATGAACCGACGTTGACGGTCGACTCTTCCTTGACCCGGCTGTTGGTCACCGGCAGCGATTTTTCGGCTGGTTGGCACGTCGAGGACGTCAGCCAGAAGATGGCCGAAGGGTCGGGCGGTGGCGGCACGGGCGCCGCTGACCCCGCGGAGTGCGACTCCTCGGACAAGACCGCGCTGTCCAGCGGCGTGGCAGCGATGGTCAGCGAACGGCAGGGCACCCCGGGGGTGGTCGCCGCCCTGAGCCGTGAGCCGGGCTCCGAACTGGTCGACGTGACGGAGAAATGGCTGAGCCGGTGTCAGACGTTCAGCGTCCAGAAGGACGGTGTGAAAGCCAGGGCGACCGTGCAGCGTCTGGAACCACCCGCCGGCCAGGCCGACGCCCAGGTGGGCTTCGACATGACGTCCACCGCGGGTAGTGGCGGCGAGACGGTGAAGATGCTGATCAAGGGCTACACCGCGCAGGTCGGCGACATCATCGTCATGTGCATCGCGGTGGGCGGCGAATCGAGCGCCCGCAGCGTCGTGCCGGACATCGAGATGCTCAACACCGTGTTCACCGAACAGGTGACCAAGGTCCGCAATGGCTGA
- a CDS encoding MCE family protein translates to MVILLVAVLALTWMQFRGVFEEKTQLTVLSNRSGLSMDPGSKVTFNGVPIGRLTAVNVADVDGEQQAELTLDIKPKYLKLIPENVTAELKATTVFGNKYISFVAPENPSPQRISPSTPIRAQGVTTEFNTLFETITAISEQIDPIKLNETLTATAQALDGLGDKFGQSIVNGNDILADLNPRMPEIRRDIAGLADLGEVYANAAPDLFDGLTNAVTTARTLNQQRGNLDQALVAAVGFGNTGGDIFERGGPYFVRGNQDLLPVSEMLDRNSPALYCMIHNYAEAAPKFAQQTRNGYGFELQDFLVGAPNAWVYPDNLPRVNARGGPEGRPGCWQPVTKDLWPAPYLVMDIGASIAPYNHFELGQPLVTEYVWGRQIGEHTINP, encoded by the coding sequence ATGGTCATTCTGCTGGTCGCGGTTCTGGCGTTGACGTGGATGCAGTTCCGGGGCGTCTTCGAGGAGAAGACGCAGCTCACCGTGCTGTCCAACCGGTCGGGTCTGTCGATGGATCCGGGCTCGAAGGTCACTTTCAACGGGGTGCCGATCGGCCGGCTGACCGCCGTGAACGTCGCCGATGTCGACGGCGAGCAGCAGGCCGAGCTGACCCTGGACATCAAGCCCAAGTACCTCAAGCTGATCCCGGAGAACGTGACCGCCGAGCTGAAGGCCACCACGGTGTTCGGCAACAAGTACATCTCGTTCGTCGCTCCCGAGAACCCGTCGCCGCAACGGATCTCTCCGTCCACTCCGATCCGCGCGCAGGGTGTGACGACGGAATTCAACACCCTGTTCGAGACGATCACCGCGATCTCCGAGCAGATCGACCCGATCAAGCTCAACGAAACCCTGACGGCCACCGCCCAGGCGCTCGACGGCCTGGGCGACAAGTTCGGCCAGTCCATCGTCAACGGCAACGACATCCTGGCCGACCTGAACCCCCGGATGCCCGAGATCCGCCGCGACATCGCCGGACTGGCCGACCTGGGCGAGGTCTACGCCAACGCGGCTCCGGACCTGTTCGACGGCCTGACCAACGCCGTCACCACCGCCCGCACGCTGAACCAGCAGCGCGGCAATCTGGATCAGGCGCTGGTGGCTGCGGTCGGCTTCGGCAACACCGGCGGCGACATCTTCGAGCGCGGCGGCCCCTACTTCGTCCGGGGCAACCAGGACCTGCTTCCGGTCAGCGAGATGCTCGACCGCAACAGCCCGGCGCTGTACTGCATGATCCACAACTACGCCGAGGCCGCCCCGAAGTTCGCCCAGCAGACCCGCAACGGCTACGGCTTCGAGCTGCAGGACTTCCTCGTCGGTGCGCCCAACGCGTGGGTGTACCCGGACAACCTGCCCCGGGTGAACGCCAGGGGCGGGCCCGAGGGCCGGCCCGGCTGCTGGCAGCCGGTCACCAAGGACCTGTGGCCCGCGCCGTATCTGGTGATGGACATCGGTGCCTCGATCGCGCCGTACAACCACTTCGAACTCGGCCAGCCACTGGTGACCGAGTACGTGTGGGGCCGCCAGATCGGCGAGCACACGATCAATCCCTGA
- a CDS encoding SDR family NAD(P)-dependent oxidoreductase, protein MSAPQQKTALVTGGASGIGKAIADRLAADGYRVATLDLNATDDPHSYAADVTDRSQVDAVFKAVREQLGPVTILVNSAGLSDFTPFTELTFERWQKVIDVNLNGVFHVVQAALPDMIEAGWGRIVNISSSSTHSGVPYMCDYVAAKSGVNGLTKSLALEFGPAGITVNAVPPGFIDTPMLRAAESRGELGDIRNTIEATPVRRMGKPEDIAATCSFLISEEAGYITGQIVGVNGGRNT, encoded by the coding sequence ATGTCCGCCCCGCAACAGAAAACAGCGCTGGTGACCGGAGGCGCGTCCGGAATCGGCAAGGCGATCGCCGACCGCCTGGCCGCCGACGGATATCGGGTGGCCACCCTGGACCTGAACGCCACCGACGACCCGCACTCGTACGCCGCCGACGTCACCGACCGGTCGCAGGTCGACGCCGTCTTCAAGGCGGTGCGTGAGCAGTTGGGCCCCGTCACGATCCTGGTCAACTCGGCCGGTCTGAGCGATTTCACGCCGTTCACCGAGCTCACCTTCGAGCGGTGGCAGAAGGTCATCGACGTCAACCTCAACGGCGTCTTCCACGTCGTGCAGGCAGCGCTACCCGACATGATCGAGGCCGGCTGGGGCCGGATCGTCAACATCTCCTCGTCCAGCACGCACTCCGGCGTGCCGTACATGTGCGACTACGTCGCCGCCAAGTCCGGCGTCAACGGACTGACCAAGTCGCTGGCGCTGGAGTTCGGTCCGGCCGGCATCACGGTCAATGCCGTACCACCGGGCTTCATCGACACCCCGATGCTGCGCGCCGCCGAATCCCGCGGGGAACTCGGCGACATCCGCAACACCATCGAGGCCACCCCGGTACGTCGAATGGGTAAACCCGAGGACATTGCTGCCACGTGTTCGTTTCTCATTTCCGAGGAAGCCGGTTACATCACGGGCCAAATCGTGGGCGTGAACGGCGGTCGCAATACCTGA